A stretch of the Carassius carassius chromosome 6, fCarCar2.1, whole genome shotgun sequence genome encodes the following:
- the LOC132141854 gene encoding acyl carrier protein, mitochondrial-like, which produces MAARIIARRVRSLNHRAVYSNRINTAATLTAAPLTHGRTFSYLTTGHKSPLAQISSSSFQVLQWRQYGDLPPLTLETIHDRVLYVLKLYDKISPEKLQATSHFMKDLGLDSLDQVEIIMAMEDEFGFEIPDAEAEKLMTPQEIVQYIADKKDVYE; this is translated from the exons ATGGCGGCGCGCATCATTGCCCGGCGTGTCCGATCACTGAACCACCGTGCTGTATATTCCAATCGTATCAATACTGCCGCGACATTAACAGCAGCTCCGCTCACCCATGGCCGAACATTTTCATATCTGACTACTGGACACAAATCTCCGCTGGCTCAG atCTCTAGCAGCTCATTTCAGGTCTTGCAGTGGAGGCAGTATGGTGACTTGCCCCCGTTAACTCTAGAGACTATCCATGACCGTGTCCTCTACGTCCTGAAGCTCTATGACAAGATCAGCCCTGAGAAG CTTCAGGCTACATCTCACTTCATGAAGGATTTGGGATTGGACAGTTTAGACCAGGTGGAGATCATAATGGCCATGGAAGATGAATTTG GTTTTGAAATCCCAGATGCTGAAGCAGAGAAGTTGATGACACCACAAGAGATTGTTCAGTACATTGCAGACAAGAAGGATGTTTATGAATga
- the LOC132142339 gene encoding voltage-dependent calcium channel gamma-3 subunit-like, translating into MKVCNRGVQMLLTTAGAFAAFSLMTIAVGTDYWLYSRGVCRTKSVNDNDTNRKNEEVLTHSGLWRQCCMEGIFKGVCKNIDHFLEDAEYEQDAAEYLLRAVRASSLFPIMSVGLLFVGGVCVAASEFYKSRHNVILSAGIFFVSAGLSNIIGIIVYISSNAGDPNQSESKRSHWYGWSFYCGALSFIIAETVGVLTVHLFIETHRVLRARSQRSLQSSTHSLQHRRSTSYRSRYRWRQGQSRSSDSRSREPSPARHGNDLGLYALGRGPPTATHALAHNSIGSGQGFAHFHNAVITNNSFANPHVFTMQNSVKSERELPRIQNSLRTEKSFVFANAHGQNSVKPENGVVLSQNYKLNLVNPSKSPVHEQSSGNENSHVQNDVKEPSYISQSGTATRKTTPV; encoded by the exons ATGAAGGTGTGTAACCGTGGAGTGCAGATGCTCCTCACCACGGCGGGGGCTTTCGCAGCCTTCAGCCTGATGACCATCGCGGTGGGCACCGACTACTGGCTGTACTCGCGTGGAGTCTGCAGGACCAAAAGCGTCAACGACAATGACACCAACCGAAAGAATGAAGAGGTTCTCACGCACTCGGGGCTCTGGAGACAGTGCTGCATggaag GCATATTTAAAGGGGTTTGTAAGAACATTGATCATTTTCTAGAGGACGCAGAATATGAACAAGATGCTGCAGAATATCTACTGC GTGCTGTGCGCGCCTCTAGTCTTTTCCCTATAATGAGCGTGGGACTGCTGTTCGTTGGTGGAGTGTGTGTAGCCGCCAGTGAGTTCTACAAAAGCCGACACAACGTCATCCTGAGTGCAGGCATCTTTTTTGTCTCAGCTG gtctcaGCAACATCATTGGCATTATAGTGTACATCTCATCCAACGCTGGCGACCCCAACCAGAGCGAATCCAAGCGCAGTCACTGGTACGGCTGGAGCTTCTACTGCGgcgctctttccttcatcatAGCGGAGACTGTAGGCGTCCTGACCGTGCACCTGTTCATTGAGACACACCGTGTGTTGAGAGCGCGCTCACAACGATCACTCCAAAGCAGTACACATTCCCTGCAGCATCGGCGCTCGACCAGCTACCGTTCCCGCTACCGCTGGAGACAGGGTCAAAGCCGCTCGTCAGACTCCCGGTCTCGCGAACCTTCTCCGGCCCGTCACGGAAACGACCTCGGGCTTTACGCTCTGGGACGCGGACCACCAACAGCTACGCACGCGCTCGCGCACAACTCCATAGGCTCTGGCCAGGGTTTTGCACATTTTCATAACGCCGTCATCACTAATAACAGCTTTGCAAATCCTCATGTTTTCACCATGCAGAACTCAGTGAAGTCGGAAAGAGAGCTTCCGCGCATACAGAACTCGTTGCGCACCGAGAAAAGttttgtgtttgcaaatgcaCATGGACAAAATTCAGTCAAACCGGAAAATGGAGTCGTGCTGTCGCAGAACTATAAATTAAACTTAGTAAATCCTAGTAAAAGCCCAGTGCATGAGCAGAGTTCTGGGAATGAGAATTCACATGTGCAAAACGATGTAAAAGAGCCCTCATATATATCTCAAAGTGGCACTGCGACAAGAAAAACAACTCCGGTGTAA